TATTGGTGGGTAAATTGCTTGATGGCTGAGGGAAGTGCGTAGCGAGCCTGAGTATGGGTAGTTGCAATGTGAAGCGAGCCCATTTGCGGATGAGTATGTTCCCCAGCAACCGACTTAATACTCTCAACTCTTGATAAAATATCCGTCGCAATTCGAATTATTTCGTCCCCAGCACGGGTGACCTGCGTGAGATGCTTACCACTACGCTCAAAGATCTGTATGCCCAATTCATCCTCTAACATACGAACTTGTTTACTAATACCCGGCTGAGAGGTATAGAGGCTCTCTGCCGTTGCTGAGACATTTAAGTTATGATTAACCACCTCAACAATGTATTTTAATTGTTGTAACTTCATGAACTATTCCGCTTTTCCCTAAATTGGACACAACACTTATGCTACTTTATTTATATTAAATAGTTATATCGTGTTAAAGCCTATTTTCAAAGGATAAAGGTCAATTAGTAGCAACAATTCTTAATCTTTTTATGCATTCTGTGGAAAAATTGCCAAGTGTCGCCCAAACTCTACATTCAAATACGGCTTTCTGTTGATAAAACAGTAATAATGTAAAATATAAATTTGTGGGTGTGTTGATTAACGGGGATAGTGTATCCTTTGTTAGTTGTTTGCCATTCGAAATAGTGAAGACTTGGATTATATGAATATTGGTTTAATAATCGCTCTAGTTGCTGTGTTGCTCGTATTGGTGCTGGGTTACAACATAATGCTCCAATACAAAGTGCGTCTAGAATCCACAAAGAAGCAGGAAGCATCGAAATACATTGCGATTATCGATGCAACTGAAGATTTGATCGGTAACGCTCACCATATGCCATTTAGCAAAGAGCTTCTCGTATGTTTAAATACAAGAATACTGGATGCACTAGAGGCAATGCATGAGATAGATCCCAAAGATAAAAATCTGGAACATCGTGTTGCTAATATGCGTAATCAGGTTGAACAGCTCAAAGCGAACCATCCCGGCGGCGAAAGTGCTTCTTTTAAAGTACCTAGTAGCGACAAACAAGCTCTATTGATGCTTAAATTGGTTAAGCGGTTACGAGACACCATTCGCAGCGAACATAATAAGGGGCGTTTTGATACTCAATCCTTTGTTGCTGAAAATGCTCGTCTTGAGAACATCCAAATCAAAATTAACATAGAAAACGTTCTGAAACGCTCTAACGATGCAATCGTTAGAGGACAACCGGGAACTGCACTGCAGTTGTTACGTAAAGGCATTGATGTGTTAAGTTCTAAGAATGACGCTTATTCAAATCAAGCAAGAGAGAAATTGCAAACCATGCACGACGAGCTAGAGAAACGTCGTCAAACGAAAAGCGAAGCCGAACTTCACCAAATTGAAGCAAATGAACACGATAGTGACATGGAAGCGCTCTTTGGCGAGAAGAAAAAATGGTAGTATAACGCCTCGTTTAAAGGCACCTCTTTTATTTAAAGGCCGTCATGACGGCCTTTTTTACTGTTTATAATTATGATTATTCAAGAAGACGCTATCCAGCAATTGTTACAACCTATCAGTCAGTTTTTAAAATGCTCTACTCCAGATGAATGGATTATCGAAGCGCGTAAACCTGAAAACTTGCGCGTATTACTGCTCGATCACCTACTGTGCGAGCTCAAAGCTGGCCAATCGGCTATGTACCTCATTCGCAAATATGCCGTAGACCCATCGAGCCAACACTCCTTGTTAGATTGGTTTAAACCTTATGAAGATTTTGCTTATCGTGGTTTAGGTTCGATTGAAACGTTAAAAGGGAAAAGCCAGATATCCAAAGCAATCATGGCGAAATCGGATTCTCCCTACAGCCAAGAGCTAATTGATAAAATGGTGCTACTTATTAAAGAAGAGTTGCACCATTTCTATCAAGTTCTGGAGATCATGGAGCAACGTGGTGTGCAATATGAGTCGATACCAGCCAGTCGCTACGCGAAAGGATTGCTTTCACATATGAAAACACACGAGCCAGAGACGTTAATCGATAAATTGATAGTGGGTGCTTACATCGAAGCTCGCTCTTGTGAGCGATTTGCTAAATTGTCCCCTTATCTCGATGAAGATATGGCTCGCTTTTATATTTCACTGTTACGTTCAGAAGCTCGCCACTATCAAGACTATTTAGCGCTTGCTGAACAAATCGCGGGTAAAGACATCAGTGAACGCATCGCCTATTTTGGCAGAGTTGAAGCAGAACTCATTTCATCACCTGATCAGGAATTCAAATTCCACAGTGGTGTTCCCGCCTAATTAGGTACGGGAAACGAACCAATAAAAAGGGGCAGTATAATCACTGCCCCTTTTCGTTTAGCGATAAATCCTAGCGTTACGCTAGCGTTGCGTTAATATCGAGTAACACTTGAGACGGATTTTCCGCTTGGGTAATGGGACGCCCAATCACAAGATAATCAGAGCCAGCTTGAACAGCATCATAAGGCGTCATGATACGACGTTGGTCACCGGCAGCAGAACCTGCAGGACGAATTCCCGGAGTCACCAATTTAAAATCTTTACCAAGCTCACCTTTTAGTAAAGAGGCTTCCTGAGCAGAACACACTACCCCATCAAGCCCCGCATTTTTGGTTAGCGTCGCTAGCGTAATCACTTGCTGTTGAGGTAAGCGATCAATACCAATACCCTGTAAATCGGATTGCTCCATACTGGTTAGTACCGTTACTCCGATAAGCAATGGGCGATCTTTACCGTAAGGCTCCAAAATTTCGCGAGAGGCTGTCATCATACGTTCACCGCCACTG
This genomic window from Vibrio tritonius contains:
- the miaE gene encoding tRNA isopentenyl-2-thiomethyl-A-37 hydroxylase MiaE, with translation MIQEDAIQQLLQPISQFLKCSTPDEWIIEARKPENLRVLLLDHLLCELKAGQSAMYLIRKYAVDPSSQHSLLDWFKPYEDFAYRGLGSIETLKGKSQISKAIMAKSDSPYSQELIDKMVLLIKEELHHFYQVLEIMEQRGVQYESIPASRYAKGLLSHMKTHEPETLIDKLIVGAYIEARSCERFAKLSPYLDEDMARFYISLLRSEARHYQDYLALAEQIAGKDISERIAYFGRVEAELISSPDQEFKFHSGVPA
- the pyrF gene encoding orotidine-5'-phosphate decarboxylase, producing the protein MNDPKVIVALDYDNQADAFAFVDKIDPATCRLKVGKEMFTLFGPDFVKELHRRGFQVFLDLKFHDIPNTCSKAVRAAAELGVWMVNVHASGGERMMTASREILEPYGKDRPLLIGVTVLTSMEQSDLQGIGIDRLPQQQVITLATLTKNAGLDGVVCSAQEASLLKGELGKDFKLVTPGIRPAGSAAGDQRRIMTPYDAVQAGSDYLVIGRPITQAENPSQVLLDINATLA
- a CDS encoding DNA repair protein, with the translated sequence MNIGLIIALVAVLLVLVLGYNIMLQYKVRLESTKKQEASKYIAIIDATEDLIGNAHHMPFSKELLVCLNTRILDALEAMHEIDPKDKNLEHRVANMRNQVEQLKANHPGGESASFKVPSSDKQALLMLKLVKRLRDTIRSEHNKGRFDTQSFVAENARLENIQIKINIENVLKRSNDAIVRGQPGTALQLLRKGIDVLSSKNDAYSNQAREKLQTMHDELEKRRQTKSEAELHQIEANEHDSDMEALFGEKKKW